Genomic DNA from Thermogemmatispora onikobensis:
CCCGTTGTACGTACGGCTGGTAGATAGGCGGTACTCTGCGAAAGACGCCTGCGGCGCCGCCGCTCCGCGAGCGCGATGCGCGTTAATAGATCATCTGGCGGCTGGCGCTCCCCATTCAATGGATCGTTCTGGCCCACGCCTTTCCCCCTCGCAGCAGGCCGAGACGGCCTGCGCTGCGACGTGCTCTGCAACAGCGAGTCGCCTTCTGGGCGAGAGCAGCCCTCACCTCTGAAGTTTTCCCCTGCATTGTATCGCGGGGGCGGAGGAAGCTGCAAGCTGGCCCGCACTCCCTCTCACTGCGCCTGTCACTTGCTCTGACCTGAGCTGACTATGCCCCACAGCTGAGCGCCAGGCCGTTCTATAATTTCAGAGTAGCATATCAATATATCAGTGTATATCAGCGCAGGCGCCAGGCCCGGCGGTAAATCGCCAGGCCAGCGTCCGGCAGCGGTTTCAGAGCTGGTTGTCTCTCATCAGCAGGAGCGAAGAGAAGAGCGATGTCGTCATCCCAGTTCCTGTCGTCAGCATCGGCGCTGGTCGCCGCCCCTTCACGTCCTTCTCGGCGCCAGCCAGCGATCGTACGCCAGTGCAATCGCCTGGCAAAGCAGCTGGCCGTCCTGGCCACGAATCGTGTGCGCCCTCTCTGCGAGCAGGCTGTCCAGGCGGGCGAATGGGACGCGCTCGCCGAACCGACAGGGTTAGCTCTGCCTCCCGAGGAGAGCGTCGACCTCTACACACAGGGTCTCTGCTGTCTGGCTCTGACTGCGGCTCTGGCCAGATCGATCAGCAAGCGCGAGTCCGAGCAGGATCAAAACGAGCTGATCTCTGTGCTCTCCTGGCTGCCGCTCTCGCTACAGGACCCTTTCAAGCAGATGCTCCTGGCCGTTCCCCTGGCCCAGACCATCGCCGAGCTGCAGGAGCTGAGTGCAGCCGCCCTCTCCTTATCGGCAGGCGAGCAACTGGCGACGCGCGCCACGGCGCCGACGTTGCAGGCGCTACAGCAAGATCCACTCATCTACTGCTACGAGCAGTTCCTGCGTCACTACCGTCCCAGCCTGCGCAACGCCGGCAGCATCTACGCTACACCGGCGCCAGTAGTCTCCTACATGGTGCGCAGCGTCGACCTCGTGCTGAAGCAAGCCTTCGCCTTACGTCAGGGCCTGGTCGAGTTGGGCAGCTTCGAGGTCATCGATCCTGCGGTTGGTAGCGGCGCTTTCCTGCACGGCCTGATTGAGTTTCTCTATAGTCAGCTCGGCCAACGGGCCGAGCTGGAGCGCTGGTCACACTTTGTGGTCGAGCAGCTTTTGCCCAATCTGCGCGGCTATGAACTCCTGCCAGCTCCCTGGCTGGTGGCCTACCTCAGCCTTGGTCTCAAGCTGGCCGCCTGCGGCTACGACCTGCGCCAGCGGCCCGGTCAACTCAGTCTTGCCCTTGGGGACGGTCTGCTCTGGCTGGCTCGCGAACCGGCCCATACCGGCCTGCCTGTGCTCATCGGCAACCCTCCCTATGGCAACTTCGGGCGCCCCACACGCTACCCCTGGCTGCGCCTTCTGCTTCAGGATTACAAGCGCGACCTGGGCGAACGCAAGCTGAACCTGGATGATGACTTCATCAAGTTTATTCGCTGCGGCCAGTGGTACATCGAGCAAGCTGGCTGCGGTTTGCTGGCCTTCATTACGAGCCATACTTATCTTGACGGCCTGACCCACCGCCGCATGCGCGAGAGTTTGCTCGCCAGCTTTGACGAGATCTATCTGCTTGATCTGCACGGCAACAGCCAGCGAGCAACCCCAGCCGGGGACGGGGACGCAGAACCCGATGAGAACGTTTTCCCCATCCGCCAGGGCGTGGCCATCGGCCTTTTTGTCCGGCACCGGGACGCTGCCCGCTCTCGGCGGACCGCACCCAGACGGGCGACTGTCCACTACGCGGCCCTGCGTGGCAGCCGCCGCGAGAAGTACGCCCGTCTGGAGAGGATGGACCTGGCAAGCACCCCCTGGCAACGCCTGCAGCCGCAGCCCCGCCTCTACTTCTTTGTACCGCGCATTCTGACTCGCCTGGCCGAATGGGAGCGCTACCCAGCACTGCCAGAGATCTTCCCGATCTACGGCACAGGAATCAAAACCCACCTTGACGCCGTGCTCGTTGGCCCTTCCGACGAAGCCATCGCCAGCCAGATTGCCACCTATCTGGCCGAGCACGGCCAGGAAGAACAGGCCCAGGGGACGAGAGCAGCCTCCGACGAGCGACGTCGCGGCACGCCGCAGCACAAGGCCCGGCTCCTGCGCCAGCTCAGCGGGCTGCCACCTCAACAGCTCTACCGCGACTACGCTTATCGCCCCTTCGACACGCGCCGTATCGCCTATTGGCCTCCAGCCATCGAAGCCGGCGACCACCGCTTTGCCCTGATGCGCCACGCCCTCCCGCCCAATATCCTGCTGGTCACAACGCGCCAGCTGAGCCAGGGCAGCTTCCAGCACGTCTTTGTCAGCCAGACCCTCACCGATATGTGCCTGCTTTCAAGCGCAACCCGCGAATGCGCCTACGTTTTCCCCCTCTACCTGTTCGAGTTTGAGGAGGCACCGGAAGAGGCAGGCACGGGGGCACGAGCGCGAGCACGAGCGCGAGCACGAGCAGCGCGCCCCAATCTGTCCCCTGCCTTCATTGCCGCTCTCGCGAGCCGCCTCAACCTGCGCTTCGTGCCCTGGGGGAGCGGCGACCTGCTCAGCAGCTTTGGACCGGAGGCCGTGCTGGCCTACCTGTACGCCATTCTCCATGCGTCCATCTACCGCCAGCGCTACAGCGAGCAGCTCAGTAGCGACTTTCCGCGCTGTCCTCTGCCTGCGCATCGCACCAGCTTTCGCCTGCTCTATTGCATTGGCAGCCGCCTGCTCAAGCTACACCTGCAGACCAGCCTTCCCCATCCCTCGGCCTACCTTTTGCCTCCCGCCCAGGCCCAGGCCAGGCGCCTGCGGATCGAGTTCGTGCACTACACAGCGGACGGGCGGCTCTGGTTAAACGCCCAGCAGGCTCTGGAGGGCCTGCCGCCCGAGTGCTGGCGTTTCCGCATTGGGCATTACCAGATCAGCGCGCGCTGGCTACAGGAGCGCCTCGGGCAGGAGCTGACTCCCGCTGAGTATGAGCGCTACCGCCTGCTACTGGCCATCCTCACCGAGACGCAGGAGCTGATGGCCCAAAGCAGCAGCGCTCTGGAAGCATTGCTTCCCTGAAAGAAGAAGAAAGAGAAGAGATGGACGCCCGGCGCAGCCAGCCGGCAGCTCGCCCCGGCCCTTGGGGGGGCTGCTCCAGCCGGCGACCAGAGCCAGAGTGGAGCCAGACAGAAGGTCCTACTGCCTGCGCAAAAGCCCACACTGACACGTCTAAAGACAGTGGCAGAGTGCTATAATTA
This window encodes:
- a CDS encoding type ISP restriction/modification enzyme → MSSSQFLSSASALVAAPSRPSRRQPAIVRQCNRLAKQLAVLATNRVRPLCEQAVQAGEWDALAEPTGLALPPEESVDLYTQGLCCLALTAALARSISKRESEQDQNELISVLSWLPLSLQDPFKQMLLAVPLAQTIAELQELSAAALSLSAGEQLATRATAPTLQALQQDPLIYCYEQFLRHYRPSLRNAGSIYATPAPVVSYMVRSVDLVLKQAFALRQGLVELGSFEVIDPAVGSGAFLHGLIEFLYSQLGQRAELERWSHFVVEQLLPNLRGYELLPAPWLVAYLSLGLKLAACGYDLRQRPGQLSLALGDGLLWLAREPAHTGLPVLIGNPPYGNFGRPTRYPWLRLLLQDYKRDLGERKLNLDDDFIKFIRCGQWYIEQAGCGLLAFITSHTYLDGLTHRRMRESLLASFDEIYLLDLHGNSQRATPAGDGDAEPDENVFPIRQGVAIGLFVRHRDAARSRRTAPRRATVHYAALRGSRREKYARLERMDLASTPWQRLQPQPRLYFFVPRILTRLAEWERYPALPEIFPIYGTGIKTHLDAVLVGPSDEAIASQIATYLAEHGQEEQAQGTRAASDERRRGTPQHKARLLRQLSGLPPQQLYRDYAYRPFDTRRIAYWPPAIEAGDHRFALMRHALPPNILLVTTRQLSQGSFQHVFVSQTLTDMCLLSSATRECAYVFPLYLFEFEEAPEEAGTGARARARARARAARPNLSPAFIAALASRLNLRFVPWGSGDLLSSFGPEAVLAYLYAILHASIYRQRYSEQLSSDFPRCPLPAHRTSFRLLYCIGSRLLKLHLQTSLPHPSAYLLPPAQAQARRLRIEFVHYTADGRLWLNAQQALEGLPPECWRFRIGHYQISARWLQERLGQELTPAEYERYRLLLAILTETQELMAQSSSALEALLP